From the genome of Alistipes sp. ZOR0009:
AGGGACAGGAGAACGAGCTGATGAAGCTCCTGCAGGAATTTGTTCAGGTATCGAGGCAGGATGAGGCGTGCGAGCAGTGCGATTTACATCAGGGGTTAGACAATCCTTCTGTATTTATGCTGTACGAGGTTTGGCTCGACGAGTCGGTAATCCTCTCGCACGTACGAAGCTCGTTTTTTGGCCTGTTTAAGCAAAAAACGGAGTCTATACTCCAAACACTTAACGTGGTGAACCTCCGAAAGCAGCTGGTTGCTTAGCCGCTAATGGATTGTTGGTATGTTTTTAACCCCATATTTTAAGCCTTCTTACCTCGGTAAGATTTCATAACCGGAGATAACAGGTCGCAGGAAAATCAGCAACGGTAATGTGGTGGCAGGGGACGCTACCTAGCAGACGTTAGTAAAGAGCCGAACGCCGAAGAGCTACTCTTCGGCGTTTTTGCATCCTCTCTTTTGGCGGGTTTCTTTTAGTCGGGTCTTGAATTGGCTTAGGCCTGCGTCAATTTATGGCTTAGGCTCTTTTATCAACGAAGGT
Proteins encoded in this window:
- a CDS encoding putative quinol monooxygenase produces the protein MGSRVVVTTMTAGEGQENELMKLLQEFVQVSRQDEACEQCDLHQGLDNPSVFMLYEVWLDESVILSHVRSSFFGLFKQKTESILQTLNVVNLRKQLVA